A portion of the Camelus ferus isolate YT-003-E chromosome 16, BCGSAC_Cfer_1.0, whole genome shotgun sequence genome contains these proteins:
- the TEKT1 gene encoding tektin-1 — MAKILQPPPKFLPSEWHIANKSQYHRAEAQRSRSERLVAESQRLVDEIEKTTRKSQSDVNKKLEQRLEEVRFWKKELDDKLEQLVYATEDLLAYQTRLEKALESFKEPLHITEKCLEYREKRVGIDLVHDEVEQELIKEAEIIRGVMALLTRTLEETSEQIRLNRSAKYNLEKDLKDKFMALTIDDVCFSLNNNSPNIKYSENVMRVEPNSVSLEDWLDFSNTNVEKADKQRNNSLTLKALVDRILSQTASDLCRQCDVVDTAFKNGLKETKDARDKLAVHLAKVMEEIASQEKNITVLEKAILDQEGPAKVAHTRLETRTHRPNVELCRDVAQYRLIQEVGEITHNVARLKETLAQAQAELKGLNRRQLALQEQIQVKENTIYIDEVLCTHMRKSIPLRDGDDHGEWAGGLRPDAIC, encoded by the exons ATGGCCAAAATACTACAACCTCCACCCAAATTCCTGCCCTCAGAGTGGCACATTGCTAACAAGAGCCAGTACCACAGAGCAGAGGCCCAAAGGTCTCGGTCCGAGCGTCTGGTGGCAGAAAGCCAGAGGCTTGTGGATGAAATTGAAAAGACCACAAGAAAATCTCAGAGCGATGTGAACAAGAAACTAG AGCAGAGACTTGAGGAAGTCAGGTTCTGGAAGAAGGAGTTGGATGACAAACTTGAGCAGCTTGTATATGCAACTGAAGATCTGCTCGCATATCAGACCAGATTGGAGAAAGCCCTGGAGAGCTTTAAAGAGCCCTTGCACATCACTGAAAAGTGCCTGGAATACAG GGAGAAGCGAGTTGGCATCGACTTGGTCCACGATGAAGTAGAACAGGAGCTGATCAAGGAGGCCGAGATCATCCGGGGGGTGATGGCCCTGCTGACCCGCACCCTGGAGGAGACGTCCGAGCAGATCAG GCTGAACCGCTCTGCCAAGtacaatcttgaaaaagatttGAAGGACAAGTTTATGGCACTGACCATTGATGATGTCTGCTTCTCCCTCAACAACAACTCGCCAAACATCAAATATTCTGAGAACGTCATGAGGGTTGAGCCAAA CTCCGTGAGTCTGGAGGACTGGCTGGACTTCTCCAACACCAACGTGGAGAAGGCGGACAAGCAGAGGAACAACTCCCTGACGCTGAAGGCCCTGGTGGACCGCATCTTGTCCCAGACAGCCAGCGACCTGTGCCGGCAGTGTGATGTGGTGGACACGGCGTTCAAGAACGGCCTGAAGGAGACCAAGGACGCCAGGGACAAGCTGGCTGTTCATCTGGCCAAG GTCATGGAAGAGATTGCCTCCCAGGAGAAAAACATTACAGTTCTGGAAAAAGCCATCCTCGACCAGGAAGGGCCCGCCAAGGTGGCTCACACACGCCTGGAGACCAGGACACATCGGCCTAACGTGGAGCTGTGTCGCGATGTGGCACAGTACCGGCTGATCCAGGAGGTTGGCGAGATCACCCACAACGTTGCGAG ATTAAAGGAAACCTTAGCCCAAGCTCAAGCAGAGCTGAAAGGCCTGAATCGCAGGCAGCTCGCCCTGCAGGAGCAGATCCAGGTCAAAGAGAACACCATCTACATCGATGAGGTGCTATGTACGCACATGAGGAAGTCCATCCCCCTGCGGGATGGTGACGACCACGGGGAGTGGGCCGGGGGCCTCCGGCCCGATGCCATCTGCTGA